A region from the Aegilops tauschii subsp. strangulata cultivar AL8/78 chromosome 5, Aet v6.0, whole genome shotgun sequence genome encodes:
- the LOC120964159 gene encoding uncharacterized protein → MDGQHDVRSSNLKNGCDVVTNSDNMKAVDHIDRVRDENVHRRYDLRSARFKSTSDVPSSSSKRKLNRHDGRNNERMNRNNVVRSPTIQSSSIQEKWITKCKYNITRGHKNKKRTEATLNFGSQKDNTDVPPLNYPPRFKNVTPKYEYHVTAHQMGYFLSDACYACGKPRGPCMPMKRDKQFFSLPMVSLHREFLTIPCNLHEKVNEMGEDTINIEDMYQSNYKVKLVKASAMTFVCGSGWQEFVITHDIDDGDRVCFHFKEDLVTMIAFVYRDKLVWHDGKKVLATNEVQPTYMKGLVRSFKMEMSSTDINCMLTLTGLLLKNYACQEKVKLHLSIAEVMLKCKVHTPFLLMMVVLV, encoded by the exons ATGGATGGACAACATGACGTGAGATCTTCAAATCTgaaaaatggttgtgatgtagtgaCCAACTCTGACAATATGAAG GCGGTTGATCATATTGATAGAGTGAGAGATGAGAATGTTCATAGGAGGTATGACTTGAGGAGTGCAAGATTTAAGAGTACTTCTGATGTACCTAGTAGTTCGAGCAAAAGAAAG CTGAATCGACATGATGGAAGGAACAATGAGCGCATGAACAGAAACAATGTAGTGAGGAGTCCAACCATCCAAAGTAGTTCCATTCAAGAAAAATGGATTACCAAGTGCAAG TATAATATAACTCGTGGGCACAAAAATAAGAAGAGGACGGAAGCAACGCTAAATTTTGGAAGTCAG AAGGACAATACAGATGTTCCTCCTTTAAACTATCCACCGAGATTCAAAAATGTGACGCCAAAATACGAG TACCATGTTACCGCCCATCAAATGGGGTACTTTCTTTCTGATGCGTGTTATGCTTGTGGGAAACCACGAGGTCCCTGCATGCCAATGAAGAGAGACAAACAATTTTTCAGCCTTCCAATGGTATCTTTACATAGAGAATTTTTG ACAATACCTTGCAATCTTCATGAAAAGGTTAACGAGATGGGTGAAGATACGATAAATATTGAAGATATGTATCAAAGTAATTACAAAGTTAAACTTGTAAAAGCTTCTGCAATGACGTTTGTGTGTGGAAGTGGGTGGCAAGAATTTGTGATTACTCATGATATTGATGATGGTGATCGAGTTTGTTTCCACTTCAAAGAAGACTTGGTGACTATGATTGCATTTGTTTACCGAGATAAGCTTGTATGGCATGATGGAAAGAAGGTTCTTG CTACAAATGAAGTTCAACCAACTTACATGAAAGGGCTTGTCCGTTCTTTCAAAATGGAGATGAGTAGCACTGACATCAATTGCATGCTT ACACTTACAGGTCTATTACTGAAGAACTATGCTTGCCAAGAGAAGGTGAAGTTACACTTATCAATCGCAGAGGTGATGTTAAAGTGCAAGGTGCATACTCCATTTCTGCTGATGATGGTTGTCTTGGTTTGA
- the LOC109777696 gene encoding aspartokinase 1, chloroplastic-like: MATALRLAAVARDSPAAVSKLGRERASLCAIARPGGQCFARRGLVLRCQSGAAAAAATINKGGAADGAGAAAGFTVVMKFGGSSLASAAWMREVADLILSFPEETPIVVLSAMGKTTNNLLLAGEKAVSCGATKASEINELAIIKKLHLRTIDELGLDSSIVSGFLDELEQLLKGVALMKELTLRTRDYLVSFGECMSTRIFSAYLNKLGKKARQVHTSILASNNLVVWLQLCFAAYMSGPVGAIRQNISITFYLMRRM; this comes from the exons atggcgaccgCGCTGCGTCTCGCGGCGGTCGCGCGGGACTCTCCGGCGGCCGTCTCCAAGCTCGGGAGGGAGAGGGCCTCGCTGTGCGCCATCGCTAGGCCGGGTGGGCAATGCTTTGCGCGGAGGGGGCTGGTGCTCCGCTGCCAGAGCGgggcagccgcagcggcggccaCTATCAataagggcggggcggcggatgGAGCCGGGGCAGCGGCGGGGTTCACCGTCGTGATGAAGTTCGGCGGCTCGTCGCTGGCGTCGGCCGCGTGGATGCGGGAGGTGGCCGACCTCATCCTGAGCTTCCCTGAGGAGACGCCCATCGTCGTCCTCTCCGCCATGGGGAAGACCACCAACAACCTCCTCCTG GCCGGAGAGAAGGCGGTGAGCTGCGGCGCTACCAAGGCGTCAGAAATCAACGAGCTCGCCATCATCAAAAAGCTCCATCTTAG GACCATTGATGAGCTTGGACTAGATAGCTCGATTGTTTCAG GTTTCTTGGACGAATTGGAGCAACTACTTAAGGGTGTTGCTCTGATGAAAGAGCTGACTCTTAGGACACGAGATTACCTTGTTTCCTTTGGTGAATGCATGTCTACAAGAATATTTTCTGCATATTTGAATAAACTTGGGAAGAAGGCACGACAGGTACATACTTCTATTCTAGCAAGCAACAATTTAGTAGTTTGGTTACAACTTTGTTTTGCAGCATACATGTCTGGACCAGTTGGTGCAATTAGACAGAATATTTCAATCACCTTCTATCTCATGCGGAGGATGTAG
- the LOC120964160 gene encoding uncharacterized protein, whose protein sequence is MDVIVCSGGGWLGGRKRKLAQYDPYDPEESDDEEYEYDSGEEVYKGNVASFTAKEVVKIKAKGVASFYSRKTKKWHCPYCTTKPKPRDGRFNHLLSHAEDVAIRGKDYMIRGQHAALAKALTQA, encoded by the exons atggatgtaatTGTATGTTCAGGAGGAGGATGGTTGGGGGGTAGAAAGAGGAAGCTGGCCCAGTACGACCCGTATGATCCAGaggaaagtgatgatgaagaatatgag TATGATTCTGGAGAAGAAGTGTACAAGGGCAACGTCGCATCCTTCACAGCCAAGGAGGTggtgaagatcaaggccaaggGAGTTGCTTCCTTCTACAGCCGCAAGACCAAGAAGTGGCACTGCCCCTACTGCACCACCAAGCCAAAGCCAAGGGATGGACGCTTCAATCACCTTCTGTCTCATGCGGAGGATGTAGCGATTCGCGGGAAGGACTACATGATCAGGGGGCAGCATGCCGCCCTCGCGAAGGCCCTGACTCAGGCGTGA